From a region of the Citricoccus muralis genome:
- a CDS encoding aspartate kinase — MSLIVQKYGGSSVADAEGILRVAKRVVESQQAGHQVVVVVSAMGDTTDELLDLSEQINGEPPAREMDILLSAGERISMSLLAMGIHSQGATAQSFTGSQAGMFTDNLHGDARIIDVSPDRVKDAVDAGDIAIVAGFQGMSRESRDITTMGRGGSDTTAVALAAALNADVCEIYSDVDGVYTADPRVVPSARKIDEISSEDMLEMAAAGSKILHLRCVEYARRFGVLLHVRSSFSHNEGTWVRPNPDDTITLEEGEPMEQPIVAGVAHDRSEAKVTVYGVPDFPGKAAEVFNVVATAGVNIDMIVQNVPRVETGRTDISFTLPVTDGKTAMEALDAAREEIGFEDAILNPHVGKLSVIGGGMRSNPGVSATFFDALKQAGVNIEMITTSEIRISIITREDMLDTAVRAVHQAFGLDADEEATVYGGTGR; from the coding sequence ATGAGTCTGATCGTCCAGAAGTACGGCGGATCCTCCGTCGCCGATGCCGAAGGGATCCTCCGCGTGGCCAAACGCGTGGTGGAGTCCCAGCAGGCCGGCCACCAGGTGGTGGTGGTGGTCTCCGCGATGGGTGACACCACCGATGAGCTGCTGGACCTCTCCGAGCAGATCAACGGGGAGCCACCGGCCCGCGAGATGGACATCCTGCTCTCCGCCGGCGAGCGCATCTCCATGTCCCTGCTGGCCATGGGCATCCACTCCCAGGGCGCCACGGCTCAGTCCTTCACGGGCTCCCAGGCCGGCATGTTCACGGACAACCTGCACGGAGACGCCCGGATCATCGACGTCTCCCCCGACCGCGTGAAGGACGCCGTGGATGCCGGCGACATCGCGATCGTGGCCGGCTTCCAGGGCATGAGCCGCGAGTCCCGGGACATCACCACCATGGGCCGCGGCGGCTCGGACACCACGGCCGTGGCACTGGCGGCCGCCCTGAACGCGGACGTCTGTGAGATCTACTCGGACGTGGACGGCGTGTACACGGCGGACCCGCGCGTGGTCCCCTCGGCGCGGAAGATCGACGAGATCTCCTCCGAGGACATGCTGGAGATGGCCGCGGCCGGCTCCAAGATCCTGCACCTGCGCTGCGTGGAGTACGCCCGCCGCTTCGGCGTGCTGCTGCACGTGCGCTCATCCTTCTCCCACAACGAAGGCACCTGGGTGCGTCCCAACCCTGACGACACCATCACACTTGAGGAAGGCGAACCCATGGAACAGCCGATCGTTGCCGGCGTGGCCCACGACCGCTCCGAGGCCAAGGTCACCGTCTACGGCGTCCCGGACTTCCCGGGCAAGGCCGCCGAAGTGTTCAACGTGGTCGCCACGGCCGGCGTGAACATCGACATGATCGTGCAGAACGTCCCCCGCGTGGAGACCGGCCGCACAGACATCTCCTTCACGCTGCCGGTCACCGACGGCAAGACAGCCATGGAGGCCCTGGACGCCGCGCGGGAGGAGATCGGCTTCGAGGACGCCATCCTCAACCCGCACGTCGGCAAGCTCTCCGTGATCGGCGGCGGCATGCGCTCCAACCCGGGCGTCTCCGCCACGTTCTTCGACGCCCTGAAGCAGGCCGGCGTGAACATCGAGATGATCACCACCTCGGAGATCCGCATCTCCATCATCACCCGCGAGGACATGCTGGACACCGCTGTGCGCGCCGTCCACCAGGCCTTCGGCCTCGACGCGGACGAGGAAGCCACCGTCTACGGCGGCACCGGCCGCTGA
- a CDS encoding S8 family serine peptidase → MSRNPKTARRRRALTATLAGIGLLAAPLAAIPAVAAPPGGGSDPSIDRALQAGAEYKDGRYFVILKEDPVATYRGGTDGFPATAATDGTLDTDSAAVQKYDRHLTVRQMEVASSTSLSVDKHFTTALNAFVSELTAEQARELSKDDRVLAVSEVEEYAPDYSSTEFLGLPGPQGAWNNQYGGLDAAGKGVVVGVIDTGYYPEQEMLAGDPVPALSGEPQVGEPYLDASGRIAMLKADGTTFRGDCEVGEDFTGEECNSKVLSARYYSEDFEAFVPEGDRDPRERLSPLDISSHGTHTATTAAGNNGVDQVFNGGVSYGEGSGVAPQAAVSVYKVCWEDTDPDTGGCYGTASVAAIEQAIIDGVDVLNYSISGSNNSVVDPVSLAFKSAAEAGIFVSASAGNSGPAAQTVNHSAPWLTSVAASTFSDELTGTVEFPDGEKFRGVTVTKEGVGPADIALSSEVGLPVTEERTADDIRLCEIGALDPDAAAGKIVVCDRGVSPRADKSKAVAQAGGIGMVLVNIGGGSEDADLHAVPTVHISDESIKDLVASTDQQATLVVGDTTSLDPVPVPQIAGFSSRGPSTAVDSELLKPDIAAPGVNVLAGVSPLDPAYNGDSYGLMSGTSMAAPNLAGMAALMSATYPDWSPMAIKSAMMTTAGDVLEADGSASADNFATGAGSADPAAMVEPGLVYEADARQWDALILGETTGRDINVASIAVNDLLGSATVTRTVTATETGTWAASGSVPGYEVTAEPSTLSLEAGESQPVEITLTRTDAAADEWAHGSFTWTRPGAAAVTSPVTVRSVDVLAEDAITGEGTSGAAETELESGITGALEPEIEGLGLAEVEEFSKVPGALVGDDDASNHVTETVVPEGATSVTWSLNAGDEQSDWDLFVITPEGTVIQEATASGSEELVLTDPTPGEYYAVSNLYSSPGGASVPATMETVVLEGDSGNLTITPDPLAVENQETAPVAVEWQGLTPGTWKGAIEWAPGTRSTVTVTVGGGPADCEAEDFSDNAPGSQYYDYVRWMQCDGITTGYENNTYQKHRDIARGESVAFLYRYMDSPTVTDPAEFPDVPESSTFFDAISWANAEEITTGYKDGTFRQFDEVTRGEFASFVFRTVGPEPGTVEGEGFPDVPESSAHHEAIVWMAEQDISTGYADGNYRPGHEITRGEVAALLSRAHEVTGG, encoded by the coding sequence ATGTCCAGGAACCCCAAAACAGCCCGGCGACGCCGGGCGCTGACCGCCACATTGGCGGGGATCGGCCTGCTGGCCGCGCCGCTGGCGGCCATTCCGGCCGTCGCGGCACCGCCCGGCGGCGGCTCGGATCCCTCGATCGACCGGGCGCTGCAGGCTGGCGCCGAATACAAGGACGGCCGCTACTTCGTGATCCTCAAGGAGGATCCGGTGGCCACCTACCGGGGTGGTACGGACGGCTTCCCGGCCACTGCCGCCACGGACGGCACCTTGGACACGGACTCTGCCGCCGTTCAGAAGTATGACCGGCACCTCACGGTGCGCCAGATGGAGGTCGCGTCCTCGACATCGCTGTCCGTGGACAAGCACTTCACCACGGCCCTCAACGCCTTCGTCTCCGAGCTCACCGCCGAGCAGGCACGCGAGCTGTCCAAGGACGATCGCGTCCTGGCCGTCTCCGAGGTGGAGGAGTACGCCCCTGACTACTCGTCCACCGAGTTCCTCGGACTGCCCGGGCCCCAGGGGGCCTGGAACAACCAGTACGGCGGGCTGGACGCCGCCGGCAAGGGCGTCGTGGTCGGAGTCATCGACACCGGCTATTACCCCGAACAGGAGATGCTCGCCGGGGACCCCGTTCCGGCGCTCTCCGGTGAACCCCAGGTCGGTGAACCGTACCTGGACGCCTCCGGCCGGATCGCCATGCTCAAGGCCGATGGCACCACCTTCCGCGGCGACTGCGAGGTCGGTGAGGACTTCACCGGCGAGGAATGCAACTCCAAGGTGCTCTCCGCCCGGTATTACTCCGAGGATTTCGAAGCCTTCGTCCCCGAGGGGGACCGTGACCCTCGGGAGCGGTTGTCCCCCCTCGACATCTCCTCGCACGGCACCCACACCGCCACCACGGCGGCGGGCAACAACGGGGTCGACCAGGTCTTCAATGGCGGTGTCTCCTACGGCGAGGGCTCCGGCGTGGCGCCCCAGGCTGCCGTCTCCGTCTACAAGGTCTGCTGGGAGGACACGGACCCGGATACGGGCGGCTGCTATGGCACCGCCTCGGTGGCGGCCATCGAGCAGGCCATCATCGACGGCGTCGACGTGTTGAACTACTCGATCTCCGGATCGAACAACTCCGTGGTGGATCCCGTCTCGCTGGCCTTCAAGTCGGCCGCTGAGGCCGGGATCTTCGTCTCCGCCTCCGCCGGCAACTCCGGCCCGGCCGCCCAGACCGTGAACCACTCCGCACCATGGCTGACCTCCGTGGCGGCCTCCACGTTCTCCGATGAGCTGACCGGTACGGTCGAGTTCCCGGATGGTGAGAAGTTCCGCGGTGTGACCGTGACGAAGGAGGGCGTCGGCCCGGCAGACATCGCGCTGTCCAGCGAGGTGGGCCTTCCGGTCACCGAAGAGAGAACTGCGGACGATATCCGGCTCTGCGAGATCGGCGCCCTGGACCCGGACGCAGCCGCGGGCAAGATCGTGGTCTGCGATCGCGGCGTGAGCCCGCGCGCGGACAAGTCCAAGGCCGTGGCCCAGGCCGGCGGTATCGGCATGGTCCTGGTGAACATCGGCGGCGGCTCCGAGGACGCCGACCTGCATGCGGTGCCCACCGTGCACATCTCGGACGAGTCCATCAAGGACCTCGTCGCCTCCACGGACCAGCAGGCGACTCTCGTGGTCGGTGACACCACGAGCCTGGACCCGGTCCCGGTGCCTCAGATTGCCGGATTCTCCTCGCGCGGCCCGTCCACCGCGGTGGACTCCGAGCTGCTCAAGCCGGACATCGCTGCCCCGGGCGTCAACGTCCTGGCCGGCGTCTCTCCGTTGGACCCGGCGTACAATGGCGATTCCTATGGCCTGATGTCCGGCACCTCCATGGCGGCGCCGAACCTGGCGGGCATGGCGGCCCTGATGAGCGCCACGTATCCGGACTGGTCCCCGATGGCCATCAAGTCGGCCATGATGACCACGGCCGGTGACGTCCTGGAGGCCGATGGTTCGGCCAGCGCGGACAACTTCGCCACCGGCGCCGGCTCTGCCGACCCGGCCGCCATGGTCGAGCCGGGGCTGGTCTATGAGGCCGACGCCCGCCAGTGGGACGCCCTCATCCTGGGCGAGACCACCGGCCGGGACATCAACGTGGCCTCGATCGCCGTGAACGACCTGCTGGGTTCGGCCACCGTGACGCGCACCGTCACGGCCACCGAGACCGGGACCTGGGCCGCCAGCGGCTCTGTGCCGGGCTACGAGGTGACGGCTGAGCCGTCCACCCTGTCCCTGGAGGCCGGCGAATCTCAGCCGGTGGAAATCACGCTGACCCGTACGGATGCCGCAGCGGATGAGTGGGCCCACGGGTCCTTTACCTGGACCCGTCCGGGTGCCGCAGCCGTCACCTCCCCGGTGACGGTGCGTTCCGTGGACGTCCTGGCGGAGGACGCCATCACCGGTGAAGGCACGTCCGGCGCCGCCGAGACCGAGCTCGAGTCCGGCATCACCGGCGCCCTCGAGCCAGAGATCGAGGGCCTGGGCCTGGCCGAGGTAGAGGAGTTCTCCAAGGTTCCCGGAGCGCTGGTCGGTGACGACGACGCCTCCAACCACGTCACGGAGACCGTGGTCCCCGAGGGTGCCACCTCGGTGACCTGGTCGCTCAATGCGGGTGACGAACAGTCCGATTGGGACCTCTTCGTCATCACTCCGGAGGGCACTGTCATCCAGGAGGCCACTGCCTCCGGTTCCGAGGAACTGGTCCTGACGGATCCGACCCCTGGTGAGTACTACGCGGTCTCCAACCTGTACTCCTCACCGGGCGGCGCCTCGGTCCCCGCCACCATGGAGACCGTGGTCCTCGAAGGCGACTCGGGGAATCTGACCATCACCCCGGACCCGCTGGCCGTGGAGAACCAGGAGACCGCGCCGGTCGCCGTCGAGTGGCAGGGCCTGACTCCCGGCACGTGGAAGGGCGCCATCGAGTGGGCGCCCGGCACCCGGAGCACGGTCACCGTGACCGTGGGCGGGGGCCCGGCCGACTGCGAGGCCGAGGACTTCTCGGACAACGCCCCCGGCAGCCAGTACTACGACTACGTGCGCTGGATGCAGTGTGATGGGATCACCACGGGTTATGAGAACAACACGTACCAGAAGCACCGGGACATCGCCCGTGGCGAGTCCGTGGCGTTCCTGTACCGCTACATGGATTCACCCACGGTGACGGATCCGGCCGAGTTCCCGGACGTCCCGGAGTCCAGCACGTTCTTCGACGCGATCTCCTGGGCCAACGCCGAAGAGATCACGACTGGATACAAGGACGGCACGTTCCGCCAGTTCGATGAGGTGACGCGCGGTGAGTTCGCCTCCTTCGTCTTCCGCACCGTCGGGCCGGAGCCCGGCACGGTGGAGGGCGAGGGCTTCCCGGACGTTCCGGAGTCCAGCGCGCACCACGAGGCGATCGTCTGGATGGCGGAGCAGGACATCTCCACCGGCTATGCGGACGGCAATTACCGTCCGGGCCACGAGATCACCCGCGGCGAGGTGGCGGCCCTGCTGTCCCGCGCCCATGAGGTGACCGGCGGCTAG
- a CDS encoding 3-methyladenine DNA glycosylase, whose protein sequence is MPTSLRTRSADPSTIGGLQVLAVDEWQATAEAHRQGITAYTAPLKDLHSRGASHPVHDFLFSYYSLTPGALERWHPGAGVVLAAPARTHDDGHAAPAGGPGSGGGGKFYRWVVPGPGLPDGGWTVDVPAFAARRAAMIEFAGRILGLTAQRPARLACFGLHEWAMAYRSEVHGIRHSTVPLRLGPDGTNRVVEDNRIACSHFDAFRFYAPEAVRLNELQPTRETQVDLEQPGCLHANMDVYKWAYKLLPAVSSGLVADCFELAWRIRTMDMRASPYELADWGLEPIRIETTVGRAEYVRLQRGFAAEANVLRGRLLAELDTVRALAAEASTP, encoded by the coding sequence GTGCCCACTTCCCTCCGCACCCGCTCCGCCGACCCGTCAACCATAGGTGGACTCCAGGTGCTTGCCGTGGACGAGTGGCAAGCCACCGCCGAGGCCCACCGCCAGGGCATCACGGCCTACACGGCTCCGCTGAAGGACCTGCATTCCCGCGGCGCAAGTCACCCGGTCCACGACTTTCTGTTCTCCTACTATTCACTCACCCCCGGTGCCCTCGAACGCTGGCACCCGGGGGCCGGCGTCGTGCTGGCTGCGCCGGCTCGGACTCACGACGACGGCCACGCGGCGCCTGCGGGCGGGCCCGGCTCCGGTGGCGGAGGGAAGTTCTACCGGTGGGTGGTGCCTGGCCCGGGGCTTCCCGACGGCGGCTGGACCGTGGATGTGCCCGCGTTCGCCGCGCGCCGGGCCGCGATGATCGAGTTCGCCGGGCGCATCCTCGGTCTGACAGCGCAACGGCCAGCACGGCTGGCCTGCTTCGGCCTGCACGAATGGGCCATGGCCTACCGATCCGAGGTCCACGGGATCCGCCACTCCACCGTGCCCCTTCGACTCGGCCCGGACGGCACGAATCGGGTGGTCGAGGACAACCGGATCGCCTGCTCGCACTTCGACGCCTTCCGCTTCTACGCGCCCGAGGCGGTGAGGCTGAACGAGCTGCAACCCACGCGAGAGACGCAGGTGGACCTGGAGCAGCCCGGCTGTCTGCACGCCAACATGGACGTCTACAAGTGGGCCTACAAGCTGTTGCCGGCGGTCAGCTCGGGCCTGGTGGCGGACTGCTTCGAACTCGCCTGGCGCATCCGGACCATGGACATGCGGGCCTCCCCCTACGAACTGGCGGACTGGGGGCTGGAACCGATCCGGATCGAGACCACCGTGGGTCGAGCAGAGTATGTGCGCCTGCAGCGCGGTTTCGCCGCGGAGGCCAATGTGCTGCGTGGACGGCTGCTGGCGGAACTAGACACCGTGAGGGCCCTGGCCGCGGAGGCGAGCACGCCGTGA